The sequence TGTTGGCCTCCAATGCGTCTGATGTGTTGGAAGCGGCTTCAACATTTGATACCATTGAGGAGGCGGTAAACAATTGTGAAGTAGTCCTGGGTGCCTCTCGAAGGATAAAAAGCCATCGAATCCGCATAATGACTCCCCGGGAGTCTGCGGGGCACATCGTCACGAACCTGGGAGAAGGTAGGGCTGCGATCCTCTTCGGGCCGGAAGACAATGGGCTTACATCGGAGGAACTGAAACGGTGTCATGGGGTTATATCCATACCCGCGGATGAAAAACAGCCGTCCCTGAACCTGGCCCAGGCCATCATGGTCATTGCTTATGAAATGAGGATGGGAGTAGACGGGCTTCCATCGGTGCGGTCTTTTGGTGATGCATCCGGATCAGAGTTTGGACAGATGATGGAACAGGTATCGGCAGTTCTTGAAAAAAGCGGGTTTTTTATCCGCAACCCCAGGGAGAGGGTTCTCCTTCACCTGAAGGAGATATTTACCAACGGTGTTTCCACCTCCCAGGATGCCAGGATCGTCAGGGGCATCTTCAGGAGGATAGTCTGGGCGCTTGAACGAGATGAAGGCGCCGATAATATAGGTCCGGGAGAATGACAATGAAGATTCGCCGTTTTGCTGCTTTTTGGTTCGCTGTGGCCCTGTTACTGTTCATCCAGTCCGTACCTGT is a genomic window of bacterium containing:
- a CDS encoding RNA methyltransferase, whose protein sequence is MPTTGILNRISVVLCRPRYGGNIGAAARAVKNMGLGGLVLVAPEQYHKDEARMLASNASDVLEAASTFDTIEEAVNNCEVVLGASRRIKSHRIRIMTPRESAGHIVTNLGEGRAAILFGPEDNGLTSEELKRCHGVISIPADEKQPSLNLAQAIMVIAYEMRMGVDGLPSVRSFGDASGSEFGQMMEQVSAVLEKSGFFIRNPRERVLLHLKEIFTNGVSTSQDARIVRGIFRRIVWALERDEGADNIGPGE